A part of Mustelus asterias unplaced genomic scaffold, sMusAst1.hap1.1 HAP1_SCAFFOLD_1471, whole genome shotgun sequence genomic DNA contains:
- the LOC144488333 gene encoding transmembrane 9 superfamily member 1-like — protein MALLGMFNVHRHGAINSAAILLYALTCCISGYISSNFYRKIGGERWVWNIVLTTSLFSAPFFLTWSVVNTVHWANGSTHALPVTTILLLLTVWLLVGFPLTVIGGIFGKNSATGFDAPCRTKNISREIPAQPWYKCILVHMTIGGFLPFSAISVELYYIFATMWGREQYTLYGILFIVFAILLSVSACISIALTYFQLSSEDYRWWWRSVFSTGSTGFFMFLYSVFYYFKRSNMSGMVQTLEFFGYSFLTCYVFFLMLGSVSFFASLQFIRYIYVNLKMD, from the exons ATGGCGTTGCTAGGGATGTTCAACGTCCATCGTCATGGTGCCATCAACTCGGCGGCCATCTTGCTCTACGCCCTGACCTGCTGCATCTCCGGCTACATCTCCAGCAACTTCTACCGCAAGATCGGCGGCGAGCGGTGGGTCTGGAACATCGTCCTCACCACCAGTCTCTTCTCTG cTCCATTCTTCCTGACCTGGAGTGTTGTCAACACGGTGCACTGGGCCAACGGTTCCACCCACGCCCTGCCGGTCACCACCATCCTGCTGCTGCTCACCGTCTGGCTGCTGGTGGGCTTCCCCCTGACTGTCATCGGCGGCATCTTCGGCAAGAACAGCGCCACCGGCTTCGACGCGCCCTGCCGCACCAAGAACATCTCCCGGGAGATCCCGGCACAGCCCTGGTACAAGTGCATCCTGGTCCACATGACCATCGGTGGCTTCCTGCCTTTCAG TGCCATATCGGTGGAGCTGTACTACATCTTTGCCACCATGTGGGGCCGGGAGCAGTACACGCTGTACGGGATCCTCTTCATTGTCTTTGCCATCCTGCTGAGCGTCAGTGCCTGCATCTCCATCGCCCTCACCTACTTCCAGCTCTCCAGCGAGGACTACCGCTGGTGGTGGAGGTCGGTCTTCAGCACCGGCTCCACCGGCTTCTTCATGTTCCTCTACTCCGTCTTCTACTACTTCAAGCGCTCCAACATGTCGGGCATGGTGCAGACTCTGGAGTTCTTCGGCTACTCCTTCCTCACCTGCTACGTCTTCTTCCTCATGCTCGGCTCCGTTTCCTTCTTCGCCTCGCTGCAGTTCATCCGCTACATCTATGTCAACCTCAAAATGGACTGA